DNA sequence from the Streptomyces sp. NBC_01264 genome:
GCCATTGCCGCCAACGCCGAACGCCTCGGCCGGGCTGTGGGCGCTCACGTTGTTATGAGCGCCGACACGGCTGCCGCCGGCCAAGACATCACCCGCACCCCGCCGCCCGACTGCCTTCCAGAACTACCTCGACCAGCGCGAGATGCCCGGCTGGCCCGCGATGACCCAGGAGCAGGCCCAGGCTGCCGAGGCCCGGGCGCAGCTGGAGCAAATGGGGGCCACGGTGACCGAGCAGCCGGTGGCCCTGCACCTGCAGCGAGAACCCGCCCTGTTCATGACACTCCCCTGCCGGGCCCGCATCTCGGGGGTGGTTATCCGATGGTCAGCCGGTGGTCGAGTGCGGTGTGGCGGCGGCCGGCGCTGATGGTGCGGACTGCCTGGCCCAGGGCCTTGCGGGATCCGACGAGCACCACGAGTTTTTTGGCTCTGGTGACGGCGGTGTAGAGGAGGTTGCGCTGGAGCATGTTCCAGGCCGAGGTGGTCACGGGGATGACCACGGCCGGGTACTCGCTTCCTTGCGATCGGTGGATGGTGACGGCGTAGGCGTGTGCGAGTTCGTCCAGTTCGTCGAAGTCGTAGCTGATCTCTTCGTCCTCGTCTGTCATGACGGTGAGTTTTTGCTCTTCGGTGCTGAGGGCGGTGACCAGGCCGACGGTGCCGTTGAAGACGCCGTTCTCTCCTTTCTCGTAGTTGTTGCGGATCTGTGTGACCTTGTCGCCCACCCGGAACGTCCTCCCGCCGAAACGGCGTTCTGGCAGCCCTTCCCGGGCCGGTGTGACGGCGGCCTGGAGGAGGGTGTTGAGGTTGCCCGCGCCGGCCGGGCCCCGGTGCATGGGGGCCAGCACCTGGATGTCGCGGCGCGGATCAAGGCCGAACTTCCGGGGTATGCGCCGGGCCGCGACGTCGACGGTGAGACTGGCAGCGGTCTCGGTGTCGTCCTCCACGAAGAGGAAGAAGTCGGGCAGGCCATCGGTCAGGGGCGGCAGGCCCTGGTTGATCCGGTGGGCGTTGGTCACCACTCCGGACTGCTGGGCCTGCCGGAAGATTTTCGTCAGCCGTACCGAGGGGACGGGACTGTCGGCGGCGAGCATGTCGCGCAGTACCTCGCCGGCGCCGACCGAAGGCAGTTGGTCGACGTCCCCGACGAACAGCAGGTGGGCGCCGGGAGCTACCGCCTTGGCGAGCTTGTTGGCCAGGATCAAATCCAGCATCGATGCCTCGTCCACGACCACCAGGTCCGCTTCCAGCGGCCGGTCGCGGTCGTAGGCGGCGTCGCCGCCGGGTCTCAGCTCCAGCAGGCGGTGCACGGTCGAGGCCGGTGCCCCGGTGAGTTCCGACAGACGCTTGGCCGCCCGGCCTGTCGGAGCGGCGAGGACCACCTTCGCCTTCTTGGCCAGGGCGAGGGTCACGATCGACTTCACCGTGAACGACTTCCCGCACCCGGGGCCGCCTGTCAGGACCGCGACTTTCTCGGTCAGCGCCAGCTTCACCGCCTCCTGCTGCTCCAGCGCCAGCTCCGCACCCGTCCGCGCAGCAAGCCACGCGAGCGCTTTCGCCCAGTCGACCGGTTTCGGGCTGCGGCTGCCGAAGGCGGGCATCTTGTCGGCCTCCGTCCGCAGAAGCCTGAGCAGCTGGTTCGCCAGCGAGACCTCAGCCCGGTGGAAGGGCACCAGGTACACGGCCGTGACCGGTTCGCCATCCGGGCCGGGAACGCTCTCGCGGACCACGCCGTCCTCGGTGACGAGCTCGGCCAGGCAGTCGATGACCAGCCCGGCATCGACCTGCAGGAGTTTCACGCCGTCGGAGATCAGGCGCTCTTCGGGAAGGAAGCAGTTGCCCTGGTCACTGCTCTGCGAGAGCGCGTATTGCAGGCCCGCCTTGACGCGCTCAGGACTGTCGTGCGGGATCCCCACAGCCTGGGCGATCTTGTCAGCGGTCAGAAAGCCGATGCCCCACACGTCGCTGGCCAGCCGGTAGGGCTCGTTCTTGACCACGCCGATCGAACTGTCGCCGTACTTTTTGAAGATCCGCACGGCCAGTGAGGTGGAGACGCCGACACCCTGCAGGAAGACCATCACCTCCTTGATGGACTTCTGCTCCTCCCACGCCGCCGTGATCAACGCGGTCCGCTTGGGACCCAGGCCCGGCACCTCGATCAGCCGCCCCGGCTCCTCCTCAATGACATCGAGGCTCTCGAGACCGAAGTGCTCCACGATCCGCTCGGCGAAACGAGGACCGATCCCCTTGATCAACCCGGAACCCAGGTAACGCCGGATGCCCTGGATCGTGGCCGGCAGCACCGTGGTGTAGTTCTCCACCGTGAACTGCTTGCCATACTGCGGATGCGACCCCCACCGCCCATACAACCGCAACGACTCACCAGGCTGCGCACCGAGCAGCGCCCCGACCACCGTCAGCAGATCGTTCGCACCACGCCCGGTATCGACCCGAGCCACCGTGTAACCGGTCTCCTCGTTCGCGAAGGTAATGCGCTCCAGCACCCCCTCCACCTCCGCAAGCTGCCGCGGTACCGCCTGCGGTCCACTCAAACCCATCCTCGTACTCCCCTCCCGTGCCCGCGGCACCCCTGGACCTACGCTACCCACCCCCTCACCCAGCTCTGCCGCAAGGCGTACCCCACACGTCATCGCCCCGGTGCCGGCCAACACGTGCGGCGCACACTGTGCTTGTGCCTTTCCACAGCTGGTACCGGCATATCACCCTCGCCTCGTTCCTGGCCGTCAGCGACGACCAGGCCGCATGTGAGAACGGTCCACTGACGACCAGCCAGTTCGGCATCCCACGTACCACGGTTGCACACGTGCAGGTAGGGGCCCCGCCAGACCCCGCCAACCCCATTGAGCCCATGCTGACCGCCTCGTCGAAGTAGGGCAGTGGCAGGCAGGTGATACGGACATCACGATCATGGTCCACGCGGGCTACGACGCTCCGCGCCTGGCCCACCTGCTGGCGGACCCGTCGAGAGGGCCGCACGCCCTCATGGTCACCGCCCCACGAGTAGATCCGGTACGTGGGCGAGCGTCAGATGAGCGCCACGGCCTGGGTGCCTGACCACCGTCTGCCCTGCCATCAGGCCAGGTCGGACAGCAGTGCGTCAAGGACGGTCTCTTCCTCGATGCGGACGCCCAGTTCCTCAAGCGCGTCGGGTAGACGCGGATCCCAGGGGGCTTCGGCCGGTCGTCCGGTGAGGGGTGGGCCGCCCCGATGGGGGAGGGCCGCGGCACGGTAGTCAGCAGTCGTATAGCGCCAGGGCAGCCATGGGACGCGGCGCAGCAGCGCGGAGGCGATGCGCAAGCCTCCCCAGTCAAAGTCGCCGTGGTAGTACAACGTGGTTCCGCCTTGGTGCAGCTGCCGCAAGAGAGTGACGGCGGCTACCGAGGGCTGTCCCTGGAGGCAGATCAACGGGGCGGAGTCGGCGCCGTGGACATCGGCCGCCGCCGCTATCACGGTCGGGTTCTCGCAGATCCGGATCGATGGGGCGGAGATGCCGGGAGGGTTGCGGATGAGCTGCCGCAGGGTCAGGACGTACGGTTCGCCCGCGTCGGCCGCCCAGTCCAGGGCGGGAGTGCCCCGCAAGTTCAGGGTGAGGACGGTCGAGGACAGCTCGTCTCGCAGCAACCCGGCCGACGCCCAGGCCTCCCGGCGCCATTCGGCGCCCGCGCCATCGGGGAAACCGGTCAGTGCTCGTACTCCTGCCAGGGTGACGGTGGCCAGCGGGGTGTCGTCGTCGAGAGCGTGGGCAGCGCCCAGGAATCGGGCTGCGAAGGCGGGAAGCGAGACGGGCGGGTCGACGGGGAGGCCGCGCAGGACGGTGGCGACCTGACCGAGGAGGGCATGTGCGGCGTCGGGTGTGCCCACGAGACGTCGCAACAGACCATCACCGCGCATACGACCGGTCCACGAGTCGAGAGCCGGGATCTCGTCCGCGAGGGCGATCAGCGGGAGGTACGCCTCCTCCCAGGCCCTCGCATCGGCTTCCTTCGCTCTGTCGAGTGAAACGACCGGCCCTGTGAGGGCCGTGACAGCGGAGGCGAGCCCGTTCGGGCTCACGCCGGAGCGGCGCAGCAAGGCATCCACGTCTTCGAGCCGAACGGTCAGGGATCGGCCGCTGCCCGGAGAGCGGCCAAGCAGCCGTTCGACTGCTGTCCGCTGCCCCTCGGTCGGGCCGCTGAGGGACACCGGGCCCGTGAGCGGCTGCTCGCGCTCCAGGCGCCGGCGCACCCGGTCTACCAGCCAGCTCGTACTGGGGTCGCCCAGCAGGCGCCGCAAGCGGGCCCTGTCGGCGGATACGCCATCGGACATCACGTCGACAACGGCTCCGATCCCGCCACGTCGGCTTGCGCACCCTCGGTCACGTCCGGAGGTCTGACCGGGTCCTCACGGCGCTGCCGCCTCGTGCCGTCCCACTCCCAGCGGGTGACGAGCACTGCCGCCACCTCGTCGATCCGCGACAGCTGGGCGATGGCGACGCCGGGTACCTGCGGGTAGCAGGCCCACTCGCGTTCGCTGGTCATCACCACGTCCAGATCGAACGCATGCAGTAGCCCGAGGCACTTGGCGCGCGAGTCGTCGTCCACCCCTGCGAACGCCTCGTCGAGAGTTACCAGGCGCGGGGCGTGTGGACTGGCCGCGCTGGCGTAGTGCGAGGAGGCCGCGGCGAACAGCGGCACGGACACCGCCAGAACCCGCTCGCCGCCTGATGCAGGGCCGGTGGCCGGGACCCAGCGGCCGTGCTGGTGTCGCTCGACCCCGAATTCGTGCCAGGTGCGGTAGTCAAGTGCGACGGTGAGGTGTTCGAGCCAGCTGCCGGAGGTGTCCTCCGTCTGCTGCCGGGCGATCTGCATCTGCAGGAACTCGCCCACGGCAGTCCGGTCCTCCGCGGTCCAGGCATCGGCGGACTGACGCAACCGCTCGCGCGCCGGGAGGAGCCCGGACGGGGCTCTGCGGGAGGCCCTCCAGACGAGCCGCAGCTTCATACCCGTGGAGGTTGGCCGGTGCTCCAGCTCGGCGTTCATGTCGCGCACCTGCCGTTCGGCGGCCCCGATGAGTTCCTGGAGGGTGCCCGCCACCTCGGTGATCAGGTGGGTTTCGAGGATCTCCCGTTCGTGGGACGACAGGATGCGGGTGAGTTCGCCGACCTCGATGCCGAGCGCATCGGCCAGTTCCGGTACGGCGCGTTCCCTGCCCTGGTAGACGATGTCGACGACCATGCCGTCCTCGACCATCCGGGCGGAGGCGGTGTGTCCGTGCCGGGACAGGGTGTCCTGCAGGGTCTTGAGTTCCTCGCTCAGTCGGCGCTGTACACGTTCCCAGGCAGCGTCCGAGTCGTCGACCGCGGACAGGCCCGACTCGATCGCTCGGGCGAGCACGATCGCCGGGGTGGCCGCCCAGGGGCCGTCGTCCGCGGCCGGAACGGGGAGCTCTGGTACGGCAACGGAGATCAGGCCGGTGGCGGTGAACCGCTGGAGCCCCGCGATCGCCTCCGCACGTGCCTCGGACGCGCCCGCAAGTCCCTTCTCCAGCTGCTCGATGCGTCCCTCCGCCCTGCTCGCCTCCCTGTCTGCCTCGGCATGCTGCTTTCGCGTGAGCCGCTGGTCTGCGGCGCAGACGCTCAGGGCCTCGGCCGTCTCGGTGAGCCGTCGTTCGAGCTCCGCGACGGCGGCTCCGACGGTGGAGCGCAGTGTGGTGTGACGCTCGTCCGCCGCGGCCGCCTCGCGCCCGGCCTCCTCGGTGCGCAGCGCGAGTTCGGCGGTCCGCTCCTGTGCCTGCACGGCTTCGGCCCCTTCCTCCTCGGCCTGGCGGGCCGCCTCTCCGCGTTCGCGAAGGATCGGCCACAGGGCGGCCAGGGCCACGGCGAGGGAACCGTGGGCCCGGCGTACCTCGGCGAGACCGGCCCGGTCGTGGGGCAGCCCGAGTTCAGCGGCGGTCCCGGTGAGTTCGGTGGCGGCTGCTTCGGCCCGCTCGGCCGCCTCCAGGACGTCTGCGGCCCGCTCCTCACATCGCACGCGGGTCCGGCGCACTCCATCGGCGGAAGCGGCCACTTGGGCGTGCGCCCGGGCGAGGGGGCTCTCGTCGGGCACGCGGGACAGCTCGGCGTCGATGGTGCGGCGCCGCGCGGCCACGTTCTCGGACTGCGCCCCGACTTCACCGGACTCCTGCTGGAGTAGATCGAGTTCACCCCGCAGGACGGCGATACGGGACCTCCGCGCAGCCTCTCGTGCTCCCTCACCGACGTACTGGGCAGCGGGTTTGGCCCAGCGGCCCGTGAGCGTGCCGACACGGAAGGACCCGTCCGACCCCGTCCAGGTGTCTGCTCCGCCGTCTCCTCCCGCGCCGATGGCATCGAGCAGCCGTGCCACCGTGGCTTCGCCCACCGTCGCCGCACGGGTGTCGCCGGCGTCCACCGCCGGACGCAGCAGTGCGCCGAGCGAGGTGCCGGTCACCGGCCCGGTCGTCGGGGAGAGGAGTACGTCGTGACCCTCTGCGGTGAGGGCCGAGCCGTCGGGAAGCACCCACGCGTCCAGCAGCCCGGAGGCTTCCAGTGCCGCCTCCAGTCCGGCGCGCTCCTGGCCCGTGAGCTCCTCCCGAAAGTCCACCAGCCGCCACAGCGGTGCGCCGGGCAGTTGGTCACGCAGGCCCGGGGTGCGGGTGTGCGGGGGCTGGGGCCCTCGTCGGCCGCCCGCCTCCAGAGCGGTCAGCTCCTCCCGGACCCGGGCCGTGCGCGCCGCCAGCGCCACCGCCCGGCGCGCCGCTTCGGCTGCCTGATCGGCCAGCAGCGCCGAGGTCTCGCCATGGGCCCGTACCGCCCGGGTGCGGGCCGGGTAGGGCCCGTCGAGGTGCCCCGTCCACTCCTGGAGTTCGTCGAGCAGGCCGGTCAGGTCGGGGTAGTCCAGCTCGGTGCAGGCGCGGGCGTGTTCCCGTACGTCGTCCAGCAGGGCCTGCCCGGCCCGTACGGCGGTTTCCTCGGTCAAGCCGTGCGCCGCGGTGCTGTGGTCGAGATCGGCGTTCGCCTCGTCGAGGCGGATGGATGCCCGGCGCCGGCCCTCGGCGGCGCGCTCGGCCCTCTCCGCGAGGTCCTCCGCGTGGGCGAGCGCGCGCTCGGCCCGTTCCGTCTCCTCCTCGGTCATCCGTCGCAGTTCGGACTCCGCTGGCCCGTCGTCCCCGGGCAGGTCGATCCGTGCGGCAGCGGCCGCCTCCCGTGCTTGAGCGATTGTGCTCTCGGCCAGCCGGCCGGCGGCCTGCAGCCGGTTGTCGGCGGCCTGCAGCCGCCCGCGGGCCCGGGTGTGCAGCGCCGCGGCCTGGTCTCGGTCGTCCCGGGCACGGTCCAGGGCCTGTTCCGCACGTTCCACCGCCTTGGCCGCTTGCTCCAGCTCGCGGGCGCTGCGCATCTCGGGTCCCTCGCGCAAGGCCGCGTCCTGGGCTCGCAGGCGGGCCTCGGCCTCCTCCAGGACCGAGATCCGTTCCTCGGCTGCCGCCCTGTCCTCCTGGGCACGTGTCTGTTGTACCTGTGCCTCGGCGAGGTCCCGCTGCAGGTGCTCGTAGCGGGAGTGCTCGACGCGCGGGAGACGCGCGCGCCGCCGGGTGGCGATGCGTGCGTAGCGCCGGTAGTGGTCCAGGAAGGCGGTGGCAGCCCGCTCGGCGGCGGAGGCCGCGGCCAATTCCTCCTTCTCCTCGTCCAGGGATCGGAAGGCCTCGGCCACGTCGGCGATGACCGCCTGGTCCATGGGTGGCAGCGCCTCCGTGAGGGCCCGGGACAGAGCTGCCTCGTTGGGGCGCTTGGACAGCTGCGGCTGGCGCAGCTGGATGAGCAGATCCACCAGTGCGCCGTAGCGCTGCTCGCCCAGTCCGAAGAGTGCCTCGTCGACGGCCCTGCGGTAGGTCTTCGCCTGGTCGTAGACCAGGCCGTACCCGGCGACGGCTTCGGCGAGCCGGTCCCGGGACAGCGCTGTGCCGGTGGCGTCGAGCAGGCTGAGTGACGTCTCGGCTGCGGCAGCGGCCTCCTGGCCGTGGTCGACCCGCTGACTGGTGAGTGCGTACCAATGACGTGCGATGCCCCGCCCGCTGACCGCCTTGAGGCCGCAGAGCAGCGTACGGAAGTGCTGCTCGCCGCTCGTCTCGTCCCGCCTGCCGAACTCGATCCACGTGTAGCCGAGCCGCTCGGAGTGCGGATGCTCCCCGCCGAGGAGGAGGTTCCACTCCATCCGCTTGCCCGGGTCGCCGTCGGGTTCGACTCGGCGTGAGCTGAGGTCACCGTCGAGCAGGAAGGGCAGGGTCAGGGCGAGCACCTTGGACTTGCCGGTGCCGTTGTTGCCGCGCAGGAGCAGCCGCCCGTCCCGGAAGTGGAACTCCTCGACGTCGTAGTGGAAGAGGTCGACGAGGCCGATGCGCATCGGCTGCCATCGGGAGCGCAGCGGGGTGGGGAGGCGGGTCACGGCGTGCGGGCCTTTCGCTGCGCGGGCATACGTGCGGTACCTGGTTCGAGTACGACGGTCTCGCCGACCGCGTACCGGGCGAGGGCCGGCCGTGGGGCCACCCCGTGGGCCGTACGGGAGACCAGCCCGAGGGCGGCGAGTCGGGCGACGGCCTGTTCCACGAGTTCGGCCTCCATGCCGGGCTCCCGTGCGGACTTGGCCCAGAATCCGCCGTGCTCGGCGGCGAGTTCCCGGACCCTGACCGCCAGCTGTTCGCCGGCAACGGGACCGCCGGCCGCGGCCAGGTGCTCGGCGAGCAGCAAGGTGATGTGGCCGTGGGTGCCCTGTTCGGGCATGCGGACGTCGGTGAGGTCGTCGTCGGGGTCGACCATCGCGATGCCTTCGGCGCGCACCTCGGGGACCAGTCCGGTCAGCTCGGTGATGCGGGTGGTGAGGAAGCCCCTCTGGCGGGTGAGGTAGCCGAGCTCGGAGTCGGTCAGCTCGTCGTAGTACAACACGGGGTCGTCCAGCAGCCTGCGGGTCAGTGAGCGCCGCATCGCGCGGAAGCGCAGTTCGTCGCTGTCCAGAGCGGTCTCGGCCGCGAGTTGGGCCAGCCGGTCACCGAGCGCCTGCGTGTGCACGGTGGAGGGGCCGCGGCGCGCGGCGAGCAGCCCGGCCAGCACTCGGCGTTCCACGTCGTACAGGACGTCGCCGGCTCCGCTGACGTACGCGTCCTCGTCGCCGGCCACGCGCCGCAGCACTCCGAGGCCGAGCAGGAGCCGTACGACAGCGGCGAGGTCGAGGCGCTCGTCCCGGCGGTCCAGGGTGAACTGGATGCCCGCACGAGCGAGGTGGGGGTCGGCGGCGTCGATCACCACCTGGTCGGCGAGGCGGCCGAGTGCGATCTGCGCCTCGCCGCGTTCGAGGGCGGCAAGGGCGAGGCAGAGCAGGACGTAGCGGCGCCGTGTGAACGGGGCGGCCGCGCGGCTCGCCTCGCGCGCGGGGTGTGTCGGGTCGCTGAGAGCTCCCGGTATCTTCCGCAGGCGGGCGGCCTCGGCATCCGTCTGGAGCGACCACCCGGTATTGCGGTCGAACCACTCACGCAGTTCGGAGGCATGTCGCCGGACGAGACGGAACTCGTCGGCGTACCGGCCGTGGGCCAGCAGCAGAGGCTGCTTGAGCAGGGCACGAGCAGCCTTGCGGAGATCGGCTGCGTGCTGGCCGTCGAGCACCTCGGCGAGCGGGGTCCCGTTCATCGATCGCCGACTCCGTTCGTCAGGTCGATGATCTCGATGAGATGGTCGGGACCCCGGAAGATGCCTTCGGGTGTCCGGATCTCCGCGGTTCCGCCATCGGCGACAGCGGTGAGTCGGATCTCCATGGAGCCGTCGTTGCTGGTGGCCGCGGTGTGCCGCATACCGGGCCGCCAGGTGGCCAGCGCGTCGCCTAGGAGTTGGAGGAAGAGCCCGAAGGAGGAGGGATCGAGTTCACCGACCCCGGACAGCCGGGTGATCCCGTCCGTGACGAGCCGGGCGCGCGCCGCCGCGGTCTCGGCGGCCTGCTTGGCGGCTATCTCGGCGAGTCCGCGGCGTCGCTCCTCCCGGTCCTCGACCTTGCGGGGTTTGCCGCGCCGCTCGTAGCTGCCGGTGCGGCGCAGCTGGGGGCTGATCCGCAGCGGCTCGGCCTCGGCCCACGGGGTGGCCGCGGGCACAGGCCGTGCCGCACGGGCGGCCAGCGTTTCGGCGTCTACGGTGAGGTGCCGGGCGGGATACAGCCCGAAGGCGGTGCGCCACAGCCGGTGGCGGGCGTCGTCGTCGGGTGCCTCGGCGAACCAGCGGGCCAGGGTACGGAAGTCGGCGGACCGGTCGGAGCGTCCGGCTCTGCGTTCGTTCAGCGACCGCACGACGGCCAGGAGCTGGGGAATCGCACCGAGGGCCCTGCCGCGCAGCAGCCTGGCCTGCGACTCGCGTCCGTCCCTGCTGATGAACCATGCCGCGAGGCCGGCCCAGCGCCCCTCCCACCGTTCATACGCCTCCTTCTCCGCGTGCTCGACCTCTTCCGGCGAGGCATCGGCCGCCTCGCGGACGGCGGCAGCCCGCAGCAGCGGCCCGATACTCCCGTCGTCTTCCAGCTCCAGGATCAGCCGCGCGATGCGCCCCCCAAGGGTGATCAGATCCTGGATGAACCGCTCCAGGTACTGGATGAGCCGGTCTTTGTAGGCGAGGAACACCTCCTCTTCCACATCATGGAGGTCGATGGTTCGCTGCAGGGACCCCATGAAGGCGCGGGCGTTGTCGGCGAGCGCGGCGAACCGGCTCGCGAGCGCGTCAAGCGCCAGATGCGTTTTGGCCTGATCCGGCTGTTCTTCAGCTGCCAAGACAAGCAGGGCCCGCAACTGGGTCACGATGTCGTGCAGGGCGACGGCCTGCAGCGCACCGCGCCGCCCGAGCGCCTCGTCGTAAACGCCCAACGCCTCCTCGGCCGCTTCCCCGGCCCGGGTGAGCTGGTAGATGTACCGCTTCCGGTAGAAGTCTTCGACAGCGGTGACCCGGGCAGTGTCGGGATCGGCCCGCAGATTCCCCCAGCCGACGAGGCTGTCCAGTGCCTTGACCACGGCTTCCAGCTCGGCGGGCCGCGCGTCGGCCGGCAGCGCGGCGTGCACGTCCTCCGGACGCAGATGGACGGCGAACCGCTCCTTGGCCACGACGAAGGCCCGCATCACCTGCCGGTAGAGACCTGTGTTCTGCACGGTGAGGTGGGCGAAGGGGTTGTAGCTGTCCGGTCGAGGCTCCGGGGCAGTGGTGGTGACGCTCATCGCGGCCATTGTCCCCCAGCAGACGGAGCGGACGACAGGGACGAAAGCACTTGGCTGATTCGCAACGCGGTGTGTGCCCTCCCGGACCCCCGCCCGGACCGTACACGGGACGTCGTCGATGCCCTTGGCCAGCTGCGCGCGGTCGCCATGTGACCGTACGCGCCCACTCGTGCACAGAACCGCGGCCACTTTGTCCCAGCTGAGCCGCCCTACGCGCGTGCCAACACATGGTGAGGAATCTCCTTCAGGCGGCTCGGGCCTCTCCCCTCATATATCCGAAGTGCGGCTCGTGTCGCGCACGAGTGGACATCACGTAGTACTGGAGTTTCGCAGTTTTCATGATCGGCTGCCGGGTGGCCGGTGACCCTGTGTGAGATCCGCTGAACAGGCCCGCGCACGAAGGGGCGTGGCGGGACTACCACTTCCACCGAGTCCCCCTGCAGCGCGAGCAGGCCGATGCCAAAGAATTCCGCGCGCAGCACGGCATCATCCTTGCGCCGCAATGCGCCCTCCACTACTACCGCGCGAGAACAGAACGGAGTAAATCGCTCGGCCTTCTCCATCGCCGACTCCCAACTTCGGCCGGGCACGAACGCCATATCGATGTGGACAGGATGCGCCGCTCGGCGGGTG
Encoded proteins:
- a CDS encoding TIGR02678 family protein, encoding MNGTPLAEVLDGQHAADLRKAARALLKQPLLLAHGRYADEFRLVRRHASELREWFDRNTGWSLQTDAEAARLRKIPGALSDPTHPAREASRAAAPFTRRRYVLLCLALAALERGEAQIALGRLADQVVIDAADPHLARAGIQFTLDRRDERLDLAAVVRLLLGLGVLRRVAGDEDAYVSGAGDVLYDVERRVLAGLLAARRGPSTVHTQALGDRLAQLAAETALDSDELRFRAMRRSLTRRLLDDPVLYYDELTDSELGYLTRQRGFLTTRITELTGLVPEVRAEGIAMVDPDDDLTDVRMPEQGTHGHITLLLAEHLAAAGGPVAGEQLAVRVRELAAEHGGFWAKSAREPGMEAELVEQAVARLAALGLVSRTAHGVAPRPALARYAVGETVVLEPGTARMPAQRKARTP
- a CDS encoding TIGR02680 family protein, whose protein sequence is MTRLPTPLRSRWQPMRIGLVDLFHYDVEEFHFRDGRLLLRGNNGTGKSKVLALTLPFLLDGDLSSRRVEPDGDPGKRMEWNLLLGGEHPHSERLGYTWIEFGRRDETSGEQHFRTLLCGLKAVSGRGIARHWYALTSQRVDHGQEAAAAAETSLSLLDATGTALSRDRLAEAVAGYGLVYDQAKTYRRAVDEALFGLGEQRYGALVDLLIQLRQPQLSKRPNEAALSRALTEALPPMDQAVIADVAEAFRSLDEEKEELAAASAAERAATAFLDHYRRYARIATRRRARLPRVEHSRYEHLQRDLAEAQVQQTRAQEDRAAAEERISVLEEAEARLRAQDAALREGPEMRSARELEQAAKAVERAEQALDRARDDRDQAAALHTRARGRLQAADNRLQAAGRLAESTIAQAREAAAAARIDLPGDDGPAESELRRMTEEETERAERALAHAEDLAERAERAAEGRRRASIRLDEANADLDHSTAAHGLTEETAVRAGQALLDDVREHARACTELDYPDLTGLLDELQEWTGHLDGPYPARTRAVRAHGETSALLADQAAEAARRAVALAARTARVREELTALEAGGRRGPQPPHTRTPGLRDQLPGAPLWRLVDFREELTGQERAGLEAALEASGLLDAWVLPDGSALTAEGHDVLLSPTTGPVTGTSLGALLRPAVDAGDTRAATVGEATVARLLDAIGAGGDGGADTWTGSDGSFRVGTLTGRWAKPAAQYVGEGAREAARRSRIAVLRGELDLLQQESGEVGAQSENVAARRRTIDAELSRVPDESPLARAHAQVAASADGVRRTRVRCEERAADVLEAAERAEAAATELTGTAAELGLPHDRAGLAEVRRAHGSLAVALAALWPILRERGEAARQAEEEGAEAVQAQERTAELALRTEEAGREAAAADERHTTLRSTVGAAVAELERRLTETAEALSVCAADQRLTRKQHAEADREASRAEGRIEQLEKGLAGASEARAEAIAGLQRFTATGLISVAVPELPVPAADDGPWAATPAIVLARAIESGLSAVDDSDAAWERVQRRLSEELKTLQDTLSRHGHTASARMVEDGMVVDIVYQGRERAVPELADALGIEVGELTRILSSHEREILETHLITEVAGTLQELIGAAERQVRDMNAELEHRPTSTGMKLRLVWRASRRAPSGLLPARERLRQSADAWTAEDRTAVGEFLQMQIARQQTEDTSGSWLEHLTVALDYRTWHEFGVERHQHGRWVPATGPASGGERVLAVSVPLFAAASSHYASAASPHAPRLVTLDEAFAGVDDDSRAKCLGLLHAFDLDVVMTSEREWACYPQVPGVAIAQLSRIDEVAAVLVTRWEWDGTRRQRREDPVRPPDVTEGAQADVAGSEPLST
- a CDS encoding TIGR02679 family protein yields the protein MSDGVSADRARLRRLLGDPSTSWLVDRVRRRLEREQPLTGPVSLSGPTEGQRTAVERLLGRSPGSGRSLTVRLEDVDALLRRSGVSPNGLASAVTALTGPVVSLDRAKEADARAWEEAYLPLIALADEIPALDSWTGRMRGDGLLRRLVGTPDAAHALLGQVATVLRGLPVDPPVSLPAFAARFLGAAHALDDDTPLATVTLAGVRALTGFPDGAGAEWRREAWASAGLLRDELSSTVLTLNLRGTPALDWAADAGEPYVLTLRQLIRNPPGISAPSIRICENPTVIAAAADVHGADSAPLICLQGQPSVAAVTLLRQLHQGGTTLYYHGDFDWGGLRIASALLRRVPWLPWRYTTADYRAAALPHRGGPPLTGRPAEAPWDPRLPDALEELGVRIEEETVLDALLSDLA
- the recD2 gene encoding SF1B family DNA helicase RecD2; protein product: MGLSGPQAVPRQLAEVEGVLERITFANEETGYTVARVDTGRGANDLLTVVGALLGAQPGESLRLYGRWGSHPQYGKQFTVENYTTVLPATIQGIRRYLGSGLIKGIGPRFAERIVEHFGLESLDVIEEEPGRLIEVPGLGPKRTALITAAWEEQKSIKEVMVFLQGVGVSTSLAVRIFKKYGDSSIGVVKNEPYRLASDVWGIGFLTADKIAQAVGIPHDSPERVKAGLQYALSQSSDQGNCFLPEERLISDGVKLLQVDAGLVIDCLAELVTEDGVVRESVPGPDGEPVTAVYLVPFHRAEVSLANQLLRLLRTEADKMPAFGSRSPKPVDWAKALAWLAARTGAELALEQQEAVKLALTEKVAVLTGGPGCGKSFTVKSIVTLALAKKAKVVLAAPTGRAAKRLSELTGAPASTVHRLLELRPGGDAAYDRDRPLEADLVVVDEASMLDLILANKLAKAVAPGAHLLFVGDVDQLPSVGAGEVLRDMLAADSPVPSVRLTKIFRQAQQSGVVTNAHRINQGLPPLTDGLPDFFLFVEDDTETAASLTVDVAARRIPRKFGLDPRRDIQVLAPMHRGPAGAGNLNTLLQAAVTPAREGLPERRFGGRTFRVGDKVTQIRNNYEKGENGVFNGTVGLVTALSTEEQKLTVMTDEDEEISYDFDELDELAHAYAVTIHRSQGSEYPAVVIPVTTSAWNMLQRNLLYTAVTRAKKLVVLVGSRKALGQAVRTISAGRRHTALDHRLTIG
- a CDS encoding TIGR02677 family protein, translated to MSVTTTAPEPRPDSYNPFAHLTVQNTGLYRQVMRAFVVAKERFAVHLRPEDVHAALPADARPAELEAVVKALDSLVGWGNLRADPDTARVTAVEDFYRKRYIYQLTRAGEAAEEALGVYDEALGRRGALQAVALHDIVTQLRALLVLAAEEQPDQAKTHLALDALASRFAALADNARAFMGSLQRTIDLHDVEEEVFLAYKDRLIQYLERFIQDLITLGGRIARLILELEDDGSIGPLLRAAAVREAADASPEEVEHAEKEAYERWEGRWAGLAAWFISRDGRESQARLLRGRALGAIPQLLAVVRSLNERRAGRSDRSADFRTLARWFAEAPDDDARHRLWRTAFGLYPARHLTVDAETLAARAARPVPAATPWAEAEPLRISPQLRRTGSYERRGKPRKVEDREERRRGLAEIAAKQAAETAAARARLVTDGITRLSGVGELDPSSFGLFLQLLGDALATWRPGMRHTAATSNDGSMEIRLTAVADGGTAEIRTPEGIFRGPDHLIEIIDLTNGVGDR